CGGACGGCACCACGCGGTCGAGAAACGAGATCCACGCGTCGGCCCGGCGCCACGCCGACAACCGATCGTCGAACGCCGTGCCTGGACCGTAGAACGTGGCCGGCACGATCCGGTTGCCCACGCCCTCGCCCGGGCCTTCGTACCCGTTCGCACGCGTGAACGCCTGGCCGGTGAAGCGGCCGATAGCCGCCTGCACCCTGGCTTCGTCGTATGCGTGCACGAGCTCGATGCGGTTCCGGTGCGCGAACCGGTGATACGCGGCGTCGAGGTTGCGGCCCTGATACAACTCGGGTTGCTCGGGCTCGTAGTAGACCATTGCGTTGAGGCTGTTCTCGTCGGGCAGCGTGAAGTCGAGTAACTCGAGTGCCACTGGCAGCGAGGTGCTCTTGCCATCGGCGGTGATCTCAACCGTGCCTTCATAGACGCCCGCGGGTCGTTCGCGACCGGTGTAGATCTCGATCCACAACGCCTGGTTGCGCGACGCCGCCACACGGACCGGGAAGCCTCCGCGGTCCTTCCGTGCATTCTCCGGCACCAACTGCACGGGCTTCCACCCGACGAGGTCGCGTGGCATCGCGGGCGAGCCGGCCTTGTAGATCCAGTCGGCCGTGGCCGGCCCGGGCACGTGCATGTAGTGCACGGCGAAGATCTGAATCGGCCTGCCCACCGAGACGGTCGGGTCCGGTCCAGGCGGGGCGTAGACGATCCGCTCGCTCCCGTTCCGCAACCGCAGGTCGGGGAGTCGGAGCGACAGCGCGCCAATCCCCTCTTTGTCGGACTCGACGATCACCTGGAAGGCCACGACCTCGTTGTGCGCGCCAAAGAGCCGCGCGTGCTGGCCTGTCCATGCCGAGTTCGCGGCAGCCAGCGGGCTGGCCTGGTTGTCCTGTCCGATCTTCTCGGTGTCGTGCACCGCCCAGATCCGCCGCACGCCGGCGTCGGACACGCTTGTCGCGGCCAGCACCATCAGCGCCGCCGCCGCCACCCGCCTCAGCCTCCCTGCGTCTTGCGGTCCCATCGTCGTTCTCCTCGTTGGTCCGCGCTCGGCGCGCGGCCGCCTGCGTTCCGTCAGACTGCGTCGTCCACTCCACCGGCGGCAGGGTGAAGCTGGCTTGCTCCCTTGACGAGCGCCAGCAACCCGGCCACGACGAGAGTGATCGCGCCGTAGAGCACGACCGTGGAGCGCTCGCCCGTGGGCGCAAAGAACAGCAGCAGCAGGCTGATCACGCCCACGCCGGCCGTCGCCCGCGACAGGAACCGGAACACCTCGGTCGTCCGATCGACGCTGTCGCGCAGTTCGCGGTCGCGGTCGATTGGCGTCGCCAGCCGGGCGGCAAGCGCCCGCCGCCCGGGGGCGCCCTCGACGTCACGGACCTCGAACAGGATCGAGCCCAGGAAGACCGCCACCGAGGCCGGGAGCACGCCGAGCACGTTCGCCACAAGGCCCCATCCGAAGCCGAACGTCCCGACGCAGCCGATCACGAGGCCCACGGCGAACGATGCGAGACCTGACCACCGCGGCGTCCGCGTGATGAGAAGGCCGAGCAGCGCCGGCGGGCCGTAGGCCAGCGACATGATCGTGTTCACCGTCAGCATCACGCTGAACACGCTCTGGCCGCTGCTCGCCATCACGAACGCGAGGCCGATGATGCTGGCGCCGACGCCGAAGGTCGCGGCCCACCCGACCTTCAGCAGGTGGCGCTCGCCGTCGCGGCGCGGAAAGAACCACAAGTAGATGTCGCGGA
This Vicinamibacterales bacterium DNA region includes the following protein-coding sequences:
- a CDS encoding glycoside hydrolase domain-containing protein, translating into MGPQDAGRLRRVAAAALMVLAATSVSDAGVRRIWAVHDTEKIGQDNQASPLAAANSAWTGQHARLFGAHNEVVAFQVIVESDKEGIGALSLRLPDLRLRNGSERIVYAPPGPDPTVSVGRPIQIFAVHYMHVPGPATADWIYKAGSPAMPRDLVGWKPVQLVPENARKDRGGFPVRVAASRNQALWIEIYTGRERPAGVYEGTVEITADGKSTSLPVALELLDFTLPDENSLNAMVYYEPEQPELYQGRNLDAAYHRFAHRNRIELVHAYDEARVQAAIGRFTGQAFTRANGYEGPGEGVGNRIVPATFYGPGTAFDDRLSAWRRADAWISFLDRVVPSAITFVYMPDEPSSAQYPGIRAIAENVHSNPGPGRRLKTFATKEYVPELDGAVDIWCAAPQLYDIARARAERAHGHEYWTYNGSRPYLGVVAMEAPAADPRSVMWASFKESIATFFSWHSVHWRHNAQKPGERNQNVWANPITFDNRGQPHKDDTGYAYGDGVLIYPGEDRLHPEEDRGIPGPISTVNLANYRRGLQDHLYLTLARRAGLDALVDEALRTLVPKVFSDAGATVGYSEVGDDYEAMRLKIGRAIAEFQRRQPRRRVDRAPGSER